From Deltaproteobacteria bacterium, one genomic window encodes:
- a CDS encoding NADP oxidoreductase — protein sequence MGKPKVATVWLEGCSGCHMSFLDLDEGLLDILNSVVLTTTPITDFKDFDFEEVDLGIVEGAIGNTEQEEIVKELRQKCKILMAWGDCAVFGGINVLRNWIPKEEVLRRGFLETESTVDGVIPDDEELPALLDKVLPVNAVVPVDAYVPGCPPSPEAIAFALKEILEGRIPILPADMIHFD from the coding sequence ATGGGAAAGCCTAAAGTTGCCACAGTCTGGCTGGAAGGATGTTCAGGATGCCATATGTCCTTTCTGGACTTAGACGAGGGCCTGCTGGATATCCTCAACTCGGTCGTTCTGACAACAACCCCGATTACCGATTTCAAGGATTTTGACTTTGAGGAGGTGGACCTGGGGATTGTCGAGGGCGCCATCGGGAATACGGAGCAGGAAGAGATCGTCAAAGAGCTTCGCCAGAAATGCAAGATTCTTATGGCATGGGGAGATTGTGCGGTCTTTGGAGGGATTAACGTTTTGCGCAACTGGATACCGAAGGAGGAGGTCCTAAGACGCGGTTTCCTGGAGACGGAAAGTACCGTGGACGGCGTAATCCCCGACGATGAAGAACTGCCAGCTCTTCTGGATAAGGTCCTTCCGGTCAATGCAGTCGTGCCTGTGGATGCATACGTGCCAGGCTGCCCGCCTTCTCCGGAGGCTATCGCCTTTGCACTTAAGGAAATCCTGGAAGGGAGGATCCCCATTCTTCCAGCTGATATGATTCACTTCGACTGA